CGTTGTGGACCGATGCGGTCTACGTCCGGCACCTGTTCGAGCTCGATCGGCTCGACGCGCGCGAGCTCGCCACGCTGTTCGTGATTCTGCACGTCTCATACGGAGCGATCGATCTCTGCGCCCGCGTCCTCGAGCACCTCGATGCGAAGTACGGAACGGCCGCGGTGAAGCGTTACCGATCGGAGGCGCTCGAGGTATCGCGTGCGAGCACACCGGCCGCCTGAGGCAAGCCGCCACTTGAAGGGCGGGTGGGGCGGCCGGGATCCAAACCCAGCCGCCCCGAGTCGAGTTACTCGTAGGCGATGTCGTCGAACACGCCGGGCGGCAGCTGGAAGCGCCGGGCCAGCTCCGCTTCCTCCTCGCGGACGTAGAACCGATTCAATCCGTCGAAGTATGCGAACACATACCGATTGGCGAGAAGGATGGGCTCCCATTCGTCCCACATCGCGATGCTCTCGATGTCATCCCAATTCTTCGGACGCGTGGCCGGCTTGGTGGCCTCGATGACCAGCGCCCGAGGTCGGAATCGACGCCAATCACAGCTCGCGATGACCGGCTTTTCCCATCCCTCGATGTCAATCTTGAGGAATTCCACGGACGCAGGGCAGTGTCGGTCGAAGATCTCGTTCATGGTGATGACCGGAACCATGTATTCGGTCACAGTGCCGCCCCTGGTCTTGAACTGCTGCGCCATCGCGGGGTCGGGCGTGGACAGGTAGCTCTCCTCCACACACTCGTAGAAGCGCATCTTCCCGGGAGCGTCGCCGACCGCCGCGTTCACATTGATGTCACGCGGCCGATCTCGTTCGAACGCCTCGAACTTCGAGCGCAGCGGCTCGATGTTCACGCCGCGCCAGCCGGCCTTGTAGAAATGCTTGGTGACCGAATGCAGGTGCGGGTCCCATGCGCCAACGTCGATGTAGAACCCGGTTGCCTGTTCGTGGAACAGGCGATTCAGCATCACGTCTTCGAAGTTCTGAGCGTAGGTGAACATGTGTAGGCTCAGTCGTCGGAAGCTACAGCAACCGGACTTGACCGCCGAATCACGACTTCTCGTACGCCGCGATCACCTCGTCGGGCTTCCCTTGCATCATGATCTTGCCGCCGGCGAGCCACACGACGCGATCGCACAAATAGCGGATCTCGGAAAGCGCGTGCGACACGATCACGAACGTCGTTCCCTGCCGTCGAAACTCGTCGAGCCGGTCATAGCACCGCGCCTGGAAGTGGGTGTCCCCAACGGCCAGGATCTCGTCGATCAGCAAGATGTCGGGGTCGAGGTGGACTGCCACCGAGAAGCCCAGCCGCGCGACCATCCCGCTCGAGTAGGTGCGGAGCGGCTCGTTCAACGACGACTCGAGCCCGCTGAACGCCACGATCGCCTCCAGTCGGGCCGCTACTTCTCGGCGAGTCAATCCCATGAGCACCCCGTTCAACACGATGTTCTCGTAGCCGGTCAGCTCGTAGTGGAACCCGGCCCCAAGTTCGAGCAGCGGCGCCACTCGGCCACGCACCTCGACGGTTCCACTCTGGGGGCCGATCACACCCGCGATGAGACCGAGCAGTGTGCTCTTGCCCGAGCCGTTCGCGCCGATGATGCCCACGGCCTCGCCCTTCTGGACCTCCACCGAGATGTCGTCCAGCGCGAAGAATCGATCCGCGCTCATGCTACGGATCAGGTCGGGAAGATGGAGCAACGATTGCTTCAAGCCTCGGGTCAGATGTCGATGCCGGGGGTACTCCTTCCTCACGCGGTCGAGCCGGATGACGATCATACGAGCTCGGCGAATCGAGGGGATAGGGCTCGATAGACGAGCGTCCCAACCACGAGACAGGCGACGGCGGAGAGATAGGCGGCGCCGACCAGCAACGGATCCAGGTAGCCGTCGAGCAGGAGCTTCTGCCATGCCCGGATGAGCGGCGCCACCGGATTCAACTTGATCCAGACGTGATACTGGACGGGGACGACGTGTACCGAGTAGATGACCGGGGTCAGGAAGAAGAGAGCCTGGATGAACAGAGCGACGAGACGCTCGAGGTCGCGGACGAAGACGTTGACCGAAGCGACGGCCAGGGCCGCGCCGTACACGGTGAGGAACTGGGCCAGGACCAGGAGAGGGATGCCCGGTATCCACGACCAGGACGGAGTGCGCCCGTACCAGAGCAACACGAGAAGAGTGACCGGGATCGTCAGGAGAAAGTGGATCGCGTCGCCCAGGACGGTGCTCACGATGATGATGTTCCGAGGGAACCGTACCTTCTTGATGAGCGAGGCGTTGTTGATGAAGGCCATCGGGCCACCACCGATGGAGCTCGCGAGCCACTGCCAGGGGAACTGGCCCGCGATGAGGAACAGGGGGTATGGATAGCCGGGTATCTCGAATCGGAGGAAGACGCCCAGGGCGATGTAGTAGACGACGGTGAACAGCAAGGGGTTGGCGACCGACCAGGCGTACCCGAGCCAGCTGCTCTTGTAACGCACCTTCATGTCTTTCTGGACGAGCACCAGGATCAGATCCACGAGGTACGCGAGCGGTCGAGCGGAAGGTGTCACCACGGCTTGCGTCGCCATGCGAGGCCGATTGTACACCGCGAACCCCGCGTACCTCCTAGACGAAGGTGATCTGGCCCAGCTGGAATGCCAGGCGCCGCCGATCCCCGCGGAGTGGGATCCAAGACGGCCTGAAAGTCGGCCGAGACTCTAGCCGCACCTCGACCAGATCCACGCCCAGATGCTCGGGTGGAACCGTCCATGTCGTCTCGAACTCCCCGCTTCCT
This Candidatus Methylomirabilota bacterium DNA region includes the following protein-coding sequences:
- a CDS encoding FkbM family methyltransferase, coding for MFTYAQNFEDVMLNRLFHEQATGFYIDVGAWDPHLHSVTKHFYKAGWRGVNIEPLRSKFEAFERDRPRDINVNAAVGDAPGKMRFYECVEESYLSTPDPAMAQQFKTRGGTVTEYMVPVITMNEIFDRHCPASVEFLKIDIEGWEKPVIASCDWRRFRPRALVIEATKPATRPKNWDDIESIAMWDEWEPILLANRYVFAYFDGLNRFYVREEEAELARRFQLPPGVFDDIAYE
- a CDS encoding ABC transporter ATP-binding protein; translated protein: MSADRFFALDDISVEVQKGEAVGIIGANGSGKSTLLGLIAGVIGPQSGTVEVRGRVAPLLELGAGFHYELTGYENIVLNGVLMGLTRREVAARLEAIVAFSGLESSLNEPLRTYSSGMVARLGFSVAVHLDPDILLIDEILAVGDTHFQARCYDRLDEFRRQGTTFVIVSHALSEIRYLCDRVVWLAGGKIMMQGKPDEVIAAYEKS
- a CDS encoding ABC transporter permease; protein product: MATQAVVTPSARPLAYLVDLILVLVQKDMKVRYKSSWLGYAWSVANPLLFTVVYYIALGVFLRFEIPGYPYPLFLIAGQFPWQWLASSIGGGPMAFINNASLIKKVRFPRNIIIVSTVLGDAIHFLLTIPVTLLVLLWYGRTPSWSWIPGIPLLVLAQFLTVYGAALAVASVNVFVRDLERLVALFIQALFFLTPVIYSVHVVPVQYHVWIKLNPVAPLIRAWQKLLLDGYLDPLLVGAAYLSAVACLVVGTLVYRALSPRFAELV